One Oceanicoccus sagamiensis genomic region harbors:
- a CDS encoding class 1 fructose-bisphosphatase, which produces MQRLSSQLQQSNTPPELVSLIDLIAVACKDIAHRLQQGAMSGVLGSAGEENVQGETQKKLDVISNDLLKDYLLASGTVRGLASEEEEGIVAGSDKGGYLVAFDPLDGSSNIDINSMVGTIFSIFKAPATDAVSEQDFLQPGRNQAAAGYVLYGPSVMLVLSTGEGVQMYTLDQRIGEFVLTVEKVAIAKDTKEFAINMSNQRFWAEPMQRYIGDLLAGSDGPREKNFNMRWVAAMVADVHRILCRGGLFTYPWDNREPNKPGKLRLMYEANPMGMLVEQAGGLAYTDTGPILDVQPEQIHQRVPVILGAANEVATCVAYHAK; this is translated from the coding sequence ATGCAGCGCCTGAGTAGTCAGCTTCAACAGAGTAATACCCCGCCTGAGTTAGTATCGCTGATCGATTTGATTGCTGTCGCCTGTAAGGATATTGCCCATCGTTTGCAACAGGGCGCCATGTCAGGGGTATTGGGTTCAGCGGGTGAGGAGAATGTACAGGGTGAGACCCAGAAGAAGCTGGATGTTATCTCCAACGACCTGTTAAAGGACTACCTGTTAGCGTCCGGTACTGTCCGAGGGCTGGCCTCTGAGGAAGAAGAGGGTATTGTGGCCGGCAGTGATAAGGGGGGCTATCTGGTGGCTTTTGACCCTCTGGATGGCTCCTCCAATATTGATATCAACAGTATGGTGGGTACTATTTTTTCTATCTTTAAAGCTCCCGCTACCGATGCTGTCAGTGAGCAGGACTTTCTCCAGCCCGGCCGCAACCAGGCCGCAGCCGGTTATGTGCTCTATGGCCCCTCCGTGATGTTGGTGCTATCAACCGGTGAAGGGGTACAGATGTATACCCTTGACCAGCGTATTGGCGAGTTTGTGCTGACGGTTGAAAAGGTGGCTATAGCGAAGGACACCAAAGAGTTTGCTATCAATATGTCGAACCAGCGCTTCTGGGCAGAGCCTATGCAGCGCTATATCGGTGATCTGTTAGCTGGCAGCGACGGCCCCCGTGAAAAAAACTTCAATATGCGCTGGGTGGCGGCGATGGTGGCAGATGTCCACCGTATTCTATGTCGCGGCGGACTGTTTACTTACCCTTGGGATAATAGAGAGCCTAATAAGCCCGGTAAGCTGCGCTTAATGTATGAAGCCAACCCTATGGGGATGTTAGTAGAGCAGGCGGGTGGCTTGGCCTATACCGATACGGGGCCTATTTTGGATGTGCAGCCTGAGCAGATTCACCAGCGTGTGCCGGTTATTTTGGGTGCTGCTAATGAAGTAGCTACCTGTGTGGCTTATCACGCTAAGTAG
- a CDS encoding MORN repeat-containing protein, protein MKIATAATLAFFISSMAHAVDSSDSISADLDYCKVPYTDTTDGSSGTYRGQCLNEKPHGSGSVDFFNGSKLAGHFNKGILAGNGVYTSADGNIYKGGWQKGKRHGQGTFTWARGSSYEGEWIDDKRHGKGVFKWSNGNRFEGEFRDNKRYNGKYYTSTGRVYNCRLGQCK, encoded by the coding sequence ATGAAAATAGCAACAGCAGCAACACTAGCGTTTTTCATTTCTTCAATGGCCCACGCAGTTGATTCATCTGATTCTATATCAGCGGATCTGGATTATTGCAAAGTACCCTACACTGACACAACGGACGGCAGTAGCGGTACTTATCGCGGCCAATGTTTAAATGAAAAGCCTCACGGTTCTGGATCGGTTGATTTTTTTAACGGATCTAAACTGGCAGGTCACTTTAATAAAGGCATACTTGCTGGCAATGGAGTTTATACCTCTGCTGACGGCAACATCTATAAAGGCGGCTGGCAAAAAGGCAAACGCCATGGCCAGGGCACGTTCACATGGGCCCGTGGCAGCAGCTATGAAGGTGAATGGATTGACGATAAACGCCATGGTAAAGGTGTTTTTAAGTGGTCCAACGGAAATCGCTTTGAAGGTGAATTTCGTGACAACAAGCGTTACAACGGCAAGTATTACACCAGCACCGGTCGCGTGTATAACTGCCGCTTAGGCCAATGCAAATAG
- the acs gene encoding acetate--CoA ligase, which produces MSEVHVYPVPAEFASNAHINEQQYHAMYQQSVENPDQFWAEQAEQFLSWDQRWSKVSEYDFIKGEAAWFIDGKLNLTYNCIDRHLETRGDQTAIIWEGDDPADAKTISYRELHQQVCKLANVLKQRGVKKGDRVCIYIPMVVEAAYAMLACARIGAIHSVVFGGFSPEALKDRILNSDCQTLITADEGVRGGKSVPLKANADLALESCPNVHTVVTVQRTGGDIAWTEGRDIWYHEAVAEASDQCEPELMDAEDPLFILYTSGSTGQPKGVLHSTAGYLLQAAMTFKYTFDYQEGDIYWCTADVGWITGHSYSLYGPLANGATTLLFEGVPTYPDAARCWEICDKHQVNIFYTAPTAIRALMGVGDEFVTRTSRSSIKLLGTVGEPINPEAWEWYHRVVGEARCPIVDTWWQTETGAHMLTPLPGATALKPGSATRPFFGVQPILLDNDGNEITGAGEGNLAIKASWPSQIRSVYGDHQRMIDTYFSTYKGYYFTGDGARRDEDGYYWITGRVDDVLNVSGHRMGTAEVESALVLHDDVAEAAVVGYPHDIKGQGIYAYVTLMAGHQPSDQLLAELIQMCVQEIGPIAKPDLIQWAPGLPKTRSGKIMRRILRKVAANELELGDTSTLADPSVVDQLIENRLNK; this is translated from the coding sequence ATGAGTGAAGTACATGTCTATCCGGTTCCAGCTGAATTTGCCAGCAATGCCCATATCAATGAGCAGCAATACCACGCGATGTATCAGCAGTCTGTTGAAAACCCCGATCAATTTTGGGCCGAGCAGGCGGAGCAATTTCTAAGCTGGGACCAGCGCTGGAGTAAAGTGAGCGAGTATGACTTTATCAAAGGCGAGGCGGCCTGGTTTATTGATGGCAAATTGAACCTGACCTATAACTGCATTGATAGACATCTTGAAACCCGAGGCGACCAAACCGCGATTATTTGGGAAGGGGATGACCCGGCTGATGCTAAAACTATCAGTTATCGCGAACTACACCAGCAGGTCTGCAAGCTGGCCAATGTCTTAAAGCAGCGCGGCGTAAAAAAAGGCGATAGGGTGTGTATCTATATACCTATGGTGGTTGAAGCGGCTTATGCCATGCTGGCTTGTGCCCGTATCGGCGCTATCCACTCGGTCGTCTTTGGTGGGTTCTCCCCCGAAGCGTTAAAGGACCGGATTTTAAACTCCGATTGCCAAACCCTGATTACTGCCGACGAAGGTGTTCGTGGTGGTAAGTCGGTTCCGCTAAAGGCCAATGCTGACCTGGCACTGGAATCCTGCCCGAATGTGCATACGGTGGTAACCGTCCAGCGCACCGGTGGTGATATCGCCTGGACTGAAGGCCGCGATATCTGGTATCACGAAGCGGTGGCTGAAGCATCCGATCAGTGTGAGCCAGAGCTGATGGATGCCGAAGATCCATTATTTATTTTGTATACCTCCGGTTCAACCGGCCAGCCTAAGGGCGTATTGCATAGTACTGCCGGCTATCTGCTACAGGCGGCAATGACCTTTAAATATACCTTTGATTACCAGGAGGGTGATATCTATTGGTGTACGGCAGATGTGGGTTGGATAACCGGCCATTCTTATAGTCTTTATGGCCCCTTGGCCAACGGTGCAACCACGCTATTATTTGAAGGTGTACCGACTTACCCCGATGCCGCCCGTTGTTGGGAAATCTGTGACAAGCATCAGGTCAATATCTTTTATACCGCCCCTACCGCGATTCGTGCACTGATGGGGGTGGGCGACGAATTTGTAACGCGTACCTCCCGCAGCTCTATCAAATTACTGGGGACTGTCGGTGAGCCGATTAACCCCGAAGCCTGGGAGTGGTATCACCGTGTGGTGGGCGAAGCCCGTTGCCCGATTGTGGATACCTGGTGGCAAACTGAAACCGGTGCCCATATGTTAACGCCGCTACCGGGGGCGACAGCCTTAAAACCCGGTTCCGCCACCCGTCCGTTTTTTGGGGTACAGCCTATCTTGTTGGATAACGACGGTAATGAAATCACCGGTGCTGGTGAGGGTAATCTGGCGATTAAGGCGTCCTGGCCCAGCCAAATCCGCAGTGTTTATGGCGATCATCAGCGAATGATCGATACCTATTTTAGTACCTATAAAGGCTATTACTTTACGGGCGATGGTGCCCGTCGTGATGAAGATGGTTATTACTGGATTACAGGCCGGGTTGATGATGTATTGAATGTCTCCGGTCACCGTATGGGGACGGCAGAAGTCGAAAGCGCATTAGTTTTGCATGATGATGTTGCTGAAGCGGCGGTGGTAGGTTATCCCCACGATATTAAAGGGCAGGGTATCTATGCCTATGTCACCTTGATGGCCGGGCATCAACCCTCCGATCAATTATTGGCTGAGTTAATTCAAATGTGCGTCCAGGAAATTGGCCCAATTGCCAAGCCGGATTTAATTCAGTGGGCACCGGGTTTGCCGAAAACCCGGTCAGGAAAAATTATGCGACGTATTTTAAGAAAAGTGGCTGCTAATGAATTGGAACTGGGCGATACCTCGACCCTGGCAGATCCTTCGGTGGTTGATCAGTTAATAGAAAACCGCCTCAATAAATAA
- the panC gene encoding pantoate--beta-alanine ligase: protein MKTFSKSKQLRSAITRDKLNGKRVAFVPTMGNLHEGHIQLVRRAKQVADIVVVSIFVNPLQFGANEDLDNYPRTLAADKEKLFAEGVNYLLYPDVEEIYPEGMDQQTLVVVPDLSDTLCGASRPGHFAGVATVVNKLFQIVQPDTAIFGKKDFQQLAIIEKMVKDLCMPIDIIGEETARDVDGLALSSRNGYLTEEQRSIAPALHKTLLDCREAIACGFDSYQELEDYCTEALKNAGFEPDYFSVRDAVTLGEVTGDTEQIVILAAAKLGTPRLIDNVTLTLNPSQDWGMLAAH from the coding sequence ATGAAAACATTCAGCAAGAGCAAGCAATTACGAAGCGCCATTACCAGAGATAAGCTCAATGGTAAGAGAGTCGCGTTCGTGCCTACTATGGGCAACCTGCATGAAGGCCATATCCAGCTGGTTCGTCGAGCCAAGCAAGTGGCTGATATTGTGGTGGTCAGTATTTTTGTCAATCCACTGCAGTTTGGCGCCAATGAGGACCTGGATAACTATCCTCGTACCCTGGCAGCCGATAAAGAAAAATTATTTGCTGAGGGGGTGAATTACCTTCTCTACCCCGATGTCGAAGAGATTTACCCTGAGGGGATGGATCAACAGACCTTGGTGGTTGTTCCTGATTTGTCTGACACCCTGTGTGGCGCTAGCCGCCCGGGCCACTTTGCTGGCGTTGCCACGGTGGTTAACAAGTTGTTCCAGATCGTACAGCCTGATACCGCTATTTTCGGCAAGAAAGACTTTCAGCAATTGGCCATTATTGAAAAAATGGTTAAAGACCTGTGTATGCCCATCGATATTATTGGTGAAGAAACCGCCCGTGATGTTGATGGTCTGGCGCTAAGTTCACGTAATGGCTATTTAACGGAAGAGCAACGCTCCATTGCCCCCGCGCTGCATAAGACCTTACTCGATTGCCGTGAGGCCATCGCCTGTGGTTTTGATAGTTATCAGGAGCTTGAAGACTATTGTACTGAAGCTTTGAAAAACGCAGGTTTTGAGCCGGACTATTTTTCCGTTCGCGACGCAGTGACCTTAGGTGAAGTCACTGGTGATACCGAGCAGATTGTTATTCTGGCAGCGGCTAAGCTCGGCACGCCTCGCCTGATTGATAATGTCACCCTGACACTGAATCCTAGTCAGGACTGGGGCATGTTAGCGGCGCATTAA
- the panB gene encoding 3-methyl-2-oxobutanoate hydroxymethyltransferase: MSKVTVTTLQAHKAAGEKFSVIAAYDATFAGLIEEAGIEVILVGDSLGMVVQGHSSTLPVTMDEMVYHTGCISRGCKAPLIIGDLPFGSYSTLEQTLTNAAALMRAGANMVKLEGGEWLLESITAMTERGIPVCAHLGLTPQSVNAFGGFKVQGRNSDQAAAILEDAKRVEAAGASMLVLECIPSELAVQITQALSIPVIGIGAGADTDAQVLVLYDMLGLCGHKPKFVRNFLADNDSVQSALKAYNDAVKEGTFPAAEHGFS, from the coding sequence ATGAGCAAAGTTACTGTCACTACATTACAAGCCCATAAAGCCGCAGGGGAGAAATTCTCTGTGATCGCCGCTTACGACGCTACCTTTGCTGGCTTGATTGAAGAGGCGGGTATCGAGGTTATTTTGGTGGGTGATTCGCTGGGTATGGTGGTGCAAGGGCATAGCAGTACCTTGCCCGTCACCATGGATGAGATGGTCTACCATACTGGCTGTATTAGCCGCGGTTGCAAAGCGCCGCTTATTATCGGCGACCTGCCGTTTGGAAGTTATAGCACCCTTGAGCAAACACTAACTAACGCCGCGGCCCTGATGCGCGCTGGCGCTAATATGGTCAAACTCGAAGGTGGCGAGTGGTTACTGGAAAGCATTACGGCGATGACCGAGCGCGGTATTCCAGTCTGTGCTCACCTTGGCCTGACACCGCAATCGGTCAATGCCTTTGGTGGCTTTAAAGTGCAGGGCCGCAACTCCGACCAGGCCGCCGCTATTTTGGAAGATGCCAAGCGGGTTGAAGCGGCAGGAGCCAGTATGTTGGTGTTGGAGTGTATCCCCTCGGAGTTGGCCGTCCAGATCACTCAGGCCCTGAGTATTCCCGTGATCGGAATCGGTGCCGGTGCTGATACGGATGCCCAGGTTCTGGTACTTTACGATATGCTCGGTTTATGTGGCCACAAGCCCAAGTTTGTCCGCAACTTCCTGGCCGACAATGACAGTGTGCAGTCGGCGCTCAAGGCCTACAATGACGCCGTTAAAGAGGGGACATTCCCTGCGGCAGAGCACGGCTTTAGCTAG
- a CDS encoding deoxynucleoside kinase has translation MNQDAVQTVLDLKDRTPPSFIAVEGAIGVGKTTLAKQLAETFNYQMLLENAEENPFLERFYQNQKNAALATQLFFLFQRSQQIQDLRQGDIFEPVRVADFLIEKDRLFAQLNLDEDEFQLYQKVYQQLTIDAPKPDLVIYLQASVDVLLSRIENRGINFEQRIAREYLESINEAYSEFFLYYDDAPLLIVNADELDVINRQDDYVQLVDYLLNIRRGRHYFNPTFI, from the coding sequence GTGAACCAGGACGCCGTCCAAACGGTTTTAGATTTAAAAGACCGCACCCCGCCCAGCTTTATTGCCGTTGAGGGTGCTATTGGTGTGGGTAAGACCACGCTGGCCAAGCAGTTGGCAGAAACCTTTAATTACCAAATGTTATTGGAAAACGCCGAAGAAAACCCCTTTCTGGAGCGTTTCTATCAAAACCAGAAGAACGCGGCTCTGGCCACACAATTGTTTTTTCTATTTCAGCGCAGTCAGCAGATTCAGGATCTGCGGCAGGGTGATATCTTTGAGCCAGTCAGGGTGGCGGACTTTCTGATTGAGAAGGACCGCCTGTTTGCCCAGCTGAACCTGGATGAAGATGAATTCCAGCTCTATCAAAAAGTGTATCAGCAACTCACCATCGATGCGCCCAAGCCAGACCTGGTTATCTATTTACAGGCATCGGTGGACGTACTACTCTCTCGCATCGAAAACCGCGGTATCAATTTTGAGCAGCGTATCGCCAGAGAATATCTGGAATCGATTAACGAGGCCTATAGCGAGTTTTTTCTTTATTACGATGATGCGCCGCTATTAATCGTCAATGCCGATGAATTGGATGTGATTAATCGCCAGGATGACTATGTGCAACTGGTGGATTACTTATTGAATATTCGTCGTGGTCGCCATTACTTTAACCCAACCTTTATCTGA
- the folK gene encoding 2-amino-4-hydroxy-6-hydroxymethyldihydropteridine diphosphokinase: MPVTMQCCYIALGSNLEEPLSQVGRAVEALRALPESAVTAVSPWYQSVAVGPEQPDYINGVVELHTAAEPLTLLTLLQSIENAHERKRVQRWGPRTLDLDILLYADRLIDQPTLTVPHPRMLERNFVLRPLYDIAPALVLANGVPLKEQVAELGMQGLDLVSA; this comes from the coding sequence ATGCCGGTAACCATGCAGTGCTGCTATATTGCCTTAGGTAGCAATCTTGAAGAGCCCTTGTCTCAGGTGGGGCGGGCCGTCGAGGCTTTGAGGGCGTTGCCTGAATCGGCAGTAACTGCCGTCTCCCCCTGGTACCAAAGCGTTGCCGTAGGCCCCGAGCAGCCGGACTATATCAACGGCGTGGTAGAGCTGCATACAGCGGCCGAGCCACTGACGCTTTTGACACTGCTGCAATCCATCGAAAATGCCCATGAGCGCAAGCGAGTACAGCGCTGGGGTCCCCGAACCTTGGATTTAGATATTTTGCTCTATGCCGATAGGCTGATTGATCAGCCAACGTTGACGGTTCCCCATCCACGGATGCTGGAGCGCAATTTTGTATTGCGGCCGCTGTATGACATAGCGCCAGCATTAGTGCTGGCCAATGGTGTACCTCTTAAAGAGCAGGTCGCAGAGCTGGGTATGCAGGGTTTGGATTTGGTGAGTGCATAA
- the pcnB gene encoding polynucleotide adenylyltransferase PcnB, which translates to MAKLFSNAIERVKGVLGKSTGSSDIDPNSIDPHIIPRDQHSISRKHISDAALRVMSTLRKAGYEGFLVGGGVRDLLLGGRPKDFDIATDATPEQVNKLFRNSRIIGRRFKIVHVRFGREVIEVTTFRGTHEQTEESTRGKRPKNQQSARSQNGMLLRDNVFGTVEEDAIRRDLTINALYYTTADFAIYDYTHGLKDLENKVIRVIGDPETRYREDPVRMLRVVRFAAKLGFTIEPKTAAPIYDLAPSLADIPAARMFDEVLKLFMSGRGVDVYNLMQEFGLFEPLFPQIQHSLEQEHYQRLVLQALKNTDARIQQGKPVTPAFIYAALLWPAVSERQQQLLKEGVPAVPAMHQAAQEVVSRQQQSTSIPKRFGMPMREIWDMQLRLPRRGGRKAEQLMENRRFRAAYDFLLLREQAGEETDNLGQWWTDYQNRSPDQRAAMTEKLQDKRSKRRRPRKKPRQSSGSDSQFTE; encoded by the coding sequence ATGGCAAAGTTGTTCTCCAACGCAATTGAGCGAGTCAAAGGCGTGCTCGGTAAGAGTACAGGCTCCAGTGATATTGACCCTAATTCTATAGATCCGCATATCATTCCCCGCGACCAGCACAGTATTTCCCGCAAACATATTAGCGATGCCGCTCTGAGAGTGATGAGCACCCTGCGCAAAGCCGGTTATGAGGGTTTTCTGGTGGGTGGTGGTGTTCGGGATTTGCTATTGGGTGGGCGCCCCAAAGATTTTGATATTGCCACCGATGCGACCCCTGAGCAGGTGAATAAGCTATTTCGCAACTCCCGTATTATTGGCCGCCGTTTTAAAATTGTTCATGTGCGCTTTGGTCGTGAAGTGATTGAGGTGACCACCTTCCGTGGTACCCATGAACAGACTGAAGAGAGCACCAGGGGTAAAAGGCCTAAGAACCAGCAATCTGCCCGCTCTCAAAATGGCATGCTATTAAGGGATAATGTTTTTGGCACCGTAGAAGAAGATGCTATTCGCCGTGATCTGACTATCAATGCCTTGTATTACACCACCGCTGACTTTGCCATTTATGATTACACTCATGGCTTAAAAGACCTTGAAAATAAGGTGATTCGGGTTATTGGTGATCCTGAAACCCGTTACCGGGAAGACCCGGTAAGAATGCTGCGGGTGGTGCGTTTTGCTGCCAAGCTGGGGTTTACCATTGAGCCGAAAACCGCAGCGCCAATCTATGATTTGGCCCCCTCGCTGGCCGATATACCGGCGGCACGTATGTTTGATGAGGTGCTGAAATTATTTATGTCCGGCCGCGGTGTCGATGTCTATAACTTAATGCAGGAGTTTGGTTTATTTGAGCCGCTATTCCCGCAAATACAGCATAGCCTGGAGCAAGAGCACTATCAGCGCCTGGTGTTACAAGCCTTAAAGAATACCGATGCCCGTATCCAGCAGGGTAAGCCGGTAACCCCCGCGTTTATCTATGCTGCTCTGTTATGGCCCGCGGTCAGTGAGCGGCAGCAGCAATTACTCAAAGAGGGGGTGCCCGCCGTACCCGCTATGCATCAAGCTGCACAGGAAGTGGTGTCGCGGCAGCAGCAATCGACCTCCATTCCCAAGCGCTTTGGTATGCCGATGCGAGAGATCTGGGATATGCAGCTACGCCTGCCACGACGTGGCGGTCGCAAGGCAGAGCAATTGATGGAAAATCGTCGCTTTCGTGCTGCTTATGACTTCTTGCTATTGCGGGAGCAGGCGGGTGAGGAAACCGATAATTTGGGGCAGTGGTGGACAGACTACCAAAACCGCAGTCCGGACCAGCGCGCTGCGATGACAGAGAAGTTGCAGGACAAAAGAAGCAAGCGCCGCCGCCCCCGCAAAAAACCCAGGCAGTCGTCGGGCTCTGATTCTCAATTTACCGAGTAA
- a CDS encoding sigma-54-dependent transcriptional regulator — translation MEKILIVEDETVIRSALRKLLERHEYQVSEAGAVNEALDNFDLSSFDLIISDLRLPGAPGTDLIKPAGDVPVLVMTSYASLRSAVDSMKSGAVDYIAKPFDHDEMLDAVAAIIANHSPQSTPEEQRTSTAKRGHSHLGGMIGNCQPMIKLYEHINKVAPTEATVLVHGETGTGKELVAKAIHAYSHRTEQPFISVNCAAIPETLIESELFGYEKGAFTGANNNRMGLIEAADGGTLFLDEIGELPLEAQARLLRFIQEDEIRRIGAVESRKVDVRLICATHRDLKTLAHENQFRPDLYYRINVMQLVLPPLRDRGKDILELAESILERRCIELNKPVATFSPKAIQAITTYTWPGNVRELENVIERAVILNDGESIDNDLLNIDLELVNVTQIRSKRPIVAPVTDAPAELMGEEAQDDLSLEDYFQRFVLEHQDSMSETELARKLGVSRKCLWERRQRLGIPRKKGAKSAS, via the coding sequence ATGGAAAAGATTCTAATTGTTGAAGACGAAACGGTCATCCGTAGCGCGTTGCGTAAACTCTTAGAACGCCATGAGTATCAGGTGAGTGAAGCCGGGGCGGTGAATGAGGCTCTGGATAATTTTGACCTTAGCAGTTTTGACCTGATTATCAGTGATTTGCGTTTACCGGGAGCCCCCGGCACCGATTTGATTAAACCGGCGGGTGATGTGCCGGTATTGGTAATGACCAGCTACGCCAGCCTGCGTTCGGCGGTGGACTCGATGAAAAGTGGCGCCGTGGATTATATTGCCAAGCCCTTCGATCACGATGAAATGTTAGATGCAGTGGCGGCTATTATCGCCAACCACTCGCCACAAAGTACCCCTGAAGAACAACGCACTTCGACGGCCAAGCGCGGCCATTCTCATTTGGGCGGCATGATTGGTAACTGCCAGCCGATGATTAAGCTCTACGAACATATCAACAAAGTGGCGCCGACCGAGGCTACGGTGCTGGTTCATGGTGAAACCGGTACCGGTAAAGAGTTGGTCGCCAAGGCTATCCACGCCTACAGTCATCGCACCGAACAGCCTTTTATCAGTGTTAACTGTGCCGCTATCCCTGAGACCTTGATCGAATCTGAGTTATTTGGTTATGAGAAGGGTGCCTTTACCGGCGCTAATAATAACCGTATGGGCTTAATTGAAGCGGCAGATGGTGGCACCTTGTTTCTCGATGAAATTGGCGAATTACCGCTGGAAGCACAGGCTCGATTGTTACGCTTTATCCAGGAAGATGAAATTCGCCGCATTGGTGCCGTTGAATCCCGCAAGGTCGATGTGCGCTTAATCTGTGCAACCCACAGAGACCTGAAAACTCTGGCCCATGAAAACCAGTTCCGCCCTGACTTGTACTACCGCATTAATGTCATGCAGTTAGTGCTGCCGCCGTTGCGTGACCGGGGTAAGGATATTCTGGAATTGGCCGAGAGTATTTTAGAGCGCCGCTGTATCGAGCTTAATAAACCGGTAGCCACCTTTTCCCCCAAGGCTATTCAGGCGATTACCACTTATACCTGGCCCGGTAATGTCCGTGAACTGGAAAATGTGATTGAGCGGGCGGTTATTTTAAATGACGGCGAGAGTATCGATAACGATCTGCTCAATATCGACCTGGAGCTGGTCAATGTTACCCAGATTCGCAGCAAGCGGCCTATTGTAGCGCCGGTTACGGATGCCCCCGCCGAGTTAATGGGCGAGGAGGCTCAGGATGATCTGTCACTGGAAGACTATTTCCAGCGCTTTGTACTGGAGCATCAAGACTCCATGAGCGAAACCGAGCTGGCGCGCAAGCTCGGTGTGAGCCGTAAATGCCTGTGGGAGCGCCGGCAGCGTTTGGGCATCCCTCGTAAAAAGGGTGCCAAGTCCGCCTCTTAA